The following proteins come from a genomic window of Pelmatolapia mariae isolate MD_Pm_ZW linkage group LG17, Pm_UMD_F_2, whole genome shotgun sequence:
- the tnnt2e gene encoding troponin T2e, cardiac, with the protein MTDESKPKPKLFAPPLTVPKIPEGEKVDFDDIHRKRQEKDLTELQSLIEAHFIQRKKDEEELIALVNRIEKRRAERAEQQRIRTEHEKERQNRLAEEKERKEQEEARRKQDEDAKKKKALTNMTQQYSGFQQRQDGKRGAKKQTEREKKRKILAERKKPLNIERLNEDKLKEKANELFQWLWMLEAEKFDFTKTLMRQKYDITLLQIRVQNNQSAKGRGKAKGRVR; encoded by the exons ATGACAGATGAATCCAAACCTAAACCAAA GCTGTTTGCACCACCGCTGACTGTGCCAAAGATACCTGAGGGAGAAAAAGTCGACTTTGAT GATATCCACAGGAAGCGTCAGGAGAAGGATCTGACTGAGCTGCAATCTCTGATCGAGGCCCACTTCATTCAGAGAAAGAAGGACGAGGAGGAGCTCATCGCTCTCGTTAACAGGATT GAGAAGCGTCGTGCTGAGAGAGCTGAGCAACAGAGGATCAGAACCGAGCATGAGAAGGAGAGGCAGAATCGGCTTGCT GAAGAAAAGGAGAGGAAGGAACAGGAAGAGGCCCGCAGGAAGCAGGACGAGGACgccaagaagaagaaggctCTCACAAACATGACTCAGCAGTACTCTGGCTTCCAGCAGAGG CAAGACGGAAAGCGGGGAGCAAAGAAGCAgacggagagagagaagaaaagaaagatccTGGCGGAGAGGAAGAAACCTCTCAACATCGAGCGTCTCAACGAGGACAAACTGAA GGAGAAGGCCAATGAGCTCTTTCAGTGgctgtggatgctggaggctgAGAAGTTTGACTTCACCAAGACACTGATGAGACAGAAATATGAT ATTACTCTGCTCCAGATTCGTGTTCAGAACAACCAGAG CGCCAAAGGGAGAGGAAAGGCCAAGGGCAGAGTGAGATAG
- the LOC134646769 gene encoding dynamin-1-like protein isoform X3 codes for MEALIPVINKLQDVFNTVGADIIQLPQIAVVGTQSSGKSSVLESLVGRDLLPRGTGIVTRRPLILQLVHVDPGDTRKHDEGGRDTEEWGKFLHTKNKIYTDFDEIRQEIENETERISGNNKGISDEPIHLKIFSPHVVNLTLVDLPGITKVPVGDQPKDIEIQIRDLILKHISNPNCIILAVTAANTDMATSEALKVAREVDPDGRRTLAVVTKLDLMDAGTDAMDVLMGRVIPVKLGIIGVVNRSQLDINNKKSVADAIRDEHAFLQKKYPSLANRNGTKYLARTLNRLLMHHIRDCLPELKTRINVLAAQYQSLLSSYGEPVEDQSATLLQLITKFATEYCNTIEGTAKYIETAELCGGARICYIFHETFGRTLESVDPLGGLSTIDILTAIRNATGPRPSLFVPEVSFELLVKKQVKRLEEPSLRCVELVHEEMQRIIQHCSNYSTQELQRFPKLHEAIVEVVTSLLRKRLPITNEMVHNLVAIELAYINTKHPDFADACGVMNNNIEEQRRNRMREMPAAVPRDKAPPAGVQGEQDGTGSWRGMLKKGEEAPGSGPGSPLKGAVNLLDVPVPVARKLSSREQRDCEVIERLIKSYFLIVRKNIQDSVPKAVMHFLVNHVKDSLQSELVGQLYKSGLLNDLLTESEDMAQRRKEAADMLQALQRASQVIAEIRETHLW; via the exons ATGGAGGCTCTTATCCCCGTCATAAACAAGCTCCAGGATGTGTTCAACACAGTAGGGGCGGATATTATCCAGCTGCCGCAGATTGCAGTAGTGGGGACTCAG AGTAGTGGAAAGAGCTCTGTGTTGGAGAGCCTGGTGGGCAGGGACTTGCTGCCCCGTGGGACTGGCATTGTAACCAGGAGACCTCTAATCCTCCAGCTAGTCCACGTGGATCCTGGAGACACAAGGAAACATGATGAAGGTG GCAGAGACACTGAAGAGTGGGGCAAATTTCTACACACTAAAAATAAG ATCTACACAGATTTTGATGAAATCAGGCAAGAAATTGAGAATGAAACCGAGCGAATATCTGGGAATAATAAG GGAATCAGCGATGAACCCATTCATCTGAAGATTTTCTCTCCTCATGTTGTTAACCTCACACTGGTTGATCTGCCAGGAATCACTAAG GTGCCTGTGGGTGATCAGCCTAAGGACATCGAGATTCAGATAAGAGATTTAATCCTGAAGCACATCTCTAACCCCAACTGCATTATCCTGGCTGTCACTGCGGCTAACACAGACATGGCTACCTCGGAGGCCCTCAAGGTGGCCCGGGAAGTCGACCCAGACG GCAGGAGGACATTGGCTGTGGTGACCAAGCTGGACCTGATGGACGCTGGTACCGACGCTATGGATGTACTGATGGGCAGAGTGATCCCTGTCAAACTCGGCATAATCGGAGTAGTCAACAG GAGCCAGCTGGACATCAACAATAAAAAGTCTGTGGCTGATGCAATTCGTGATGAACACGCTTTCCTGCAGAAGAAATATCCATCACTTGCCAACAGAAATGGAACCAAGTACCTGGCCAGAACCCTAAACAG GCTACTGATGCATCACATTCGAGACTGTCTCCCTGAGCTGAAGACACGGATCAACGTCCTGGCAGCACAGTACCAGTCCCTGCTCAGCAGCTACGGGGAACCTGTGGAGGACCAAAGTGCCACCTTGCTCCAGCTCATCACCAAGTTCGCCACAGAGTACTGCAACACCATCGAGGGCACGGCCAAATACATCGAGACGGCAGAGCT GTGCGGCGGAGCCAGAATTTGTTACATATTCCACGAGACCTTTGGTAGGACGCTGGAGTCCGTGGATCCTCTGGGGGGACTGAGCACCATAGATATCCTAACGGCCATAAGGAACGCCACA GGCCCTCGACCTTCCCTGTTCGTGCCCGAGGTTTCCTTCGAGCTGCTGGTAAAGAAGCAGGTGAAACGCCTGGAGGAACCCAGTCTGCGCTGCGTGGAGCTGGTCCACGAGGAGATGCAGAGGATCATCCAGCACTGCAGCAACTACAGCACACAG GAGCTGCAGAGATTCCCTAAGCTGCACGAAGCCATCGTAGAAGTGGTCACCTCCCTCCTGAGGAAGAGACTGCCCATCACCAACGAGATG GTTCACAACTTGGTTGCAATCGAGCTGGCCTATATCAACACCAAACACCCGGACTTTGCAGACGCATGTGGGGTCATGAATAACAACATAGAG GAGCAAAGGAGAAACAGGATGAGGGAGATGCCCGCTGCAGTTCCCAGGGATAAG gccCCACCTGCAGGGGTTCAGGGGGAGCAGGACGGCACGGGAAGCTGGAGGGGTATGCTGAAGAAAGGGGAGGAAGCCCCAGGCTCAGGACCCGGAAGCCCACTTAAAGGAGCGGTCAACCTACTAGATGTG CCTGTGCCTGTCGCCAGGAAGCTGTCGTCACGCGAGCAGCGGGACTGTGAGGTCATCGAGCGCCTCATCAAGTCTTACTTCCTCATTGTCCGCAAGAACATCCAGGACAG CGTGCCAAAGGCAGTGATGCACTTCCTGGTCAACCATGTGAAGGACAGCCTCCAGAGCGAGCTCGTTGGCCAGCTGTATAAATCTGGCCTCCTCAACGACCTGCTGACCGAGTCTGAAGACATGGCCCAGCGGCGTAAGGAAGCCGCTGACATGCTACAG GCGTTGCAGAGGGCCAGTCAGGTGATAGCAGAGATCAGGGAAACACATCTGTGGTGa
- the LOC134646769 gene encoding dynamin-1-like protein isoform X1, giving the protein MEALIPVINKLQDVFNTVGADIIQLPQIAVVGTQSSGKSSVLESLVGRDLLPRGTGIVTRRPLILQLVHVDPGDTRKHDEGGRDTEEWGKFLHTKNKIYTDFDEIRQEIENETERISGNNKGISDEPIHLKIFSPHVVNLTLVDLPGITKVPVGDQPKDIEIQIRDLILKHISNPNCIILAVTAANTDMATSEALKVAREVDPDGRRTLAVVTKLDLMDAGTDAMDVLMGRVIPVKLGIIGVVNRSQLDINNKKSVADAIRDEHAFLQKKYPSLANRNGTKYLARTLNRLLMHHIRDCLPELKTRINVLAAQYQSLLSSYGEPVEDQSATLLQLITKFATEYCNTIEGTAKYIETAELCGGARICYIFHETFGRTLESVDPLGGLSTIDILTAIRNATGPRPSLFVPEVSFELLVKKQVKRLEEPSLRCVELVHEEMQRIIQHCSNYSTQELQRFPKLHEAIVEVVTSLLRKRLPITNEMVHNLVAIELAYINTKHPDFADACGVMNNNIEEQRRNRMREMPAAVPRDKSVGKGPAGPTAVSGEPPASGAEMDGAKAPPAGVQGEQDGTGSWRGMLKKGEEAPGSGPGSPLKGAVNLLDVPVPVARKLSSREQRDCEVIERLIKSYFLIVRKNIQDSVPKAVMHFLVNHVKDSLQSELVGQLYKSGLLNDLLTESEDMAQRRKEAADMLQALQRASQVIAEIRETHLW; this is encoded by the exons ATGGAGGCTCTTATCCCCGTCATAAACAAGCTCCAGGATGTGTTCAACACAGTAGGGGCGGATATTATCCAGCTGCCGCAGATTGCAGTAGTGGGGACTCAG AGTAGTGGAAAGAGCTCTGTGTTGGAGAGCCTGGTGGGCAGGGACTTGCTGCCCCGTGGGACTGGCATTGTAACCAGGAGACCTCTAATCCTCCAGCTAGTCCACGTGGATCCTGGAGACACAAGGAAACATGATGAAGGTG GCAGAGACACTGAAGAGTGGGGCAAATTTCTACACACTAAAAATAAG ATCTACACAGATTTTGATGAAATCAGGCAAGAAATTGAGAATGAAACCGAGCGAATATCTGGGAATAATAAG GGAATCAGCGATGAACCCATTCATCTGAAGATTTTCTCTCCTCATGTTGTTAACCTCACACTGGTTGATCTGCCAGGAATCACTAAG GTGCCTGTGGGTGATCAGCCTAAGGACATCGAGATTCAGATAAGAGATTTAATCCTGAAGCACATCTCTAACCCCAACTGCATTATCCTGGCTGTCACTGCGGCTAACACAGACATGGCTACCTCGGAGGCCCTCAAGGTGGCCCGGGAAGTCGACCCAGACG GCAGGAGGACATTGGCTGTGGTGACCAAGCTGGACCTGATGGACGCTGGTACCGACGCTATGGATGTACTGATGGGCAGAGTGATCCCTGTCAAACTCGGCATAATCGGAGTAGTCAACAG GAGCCAGCTGGACATCAACAATAAAAAGTCTGTGGCTGATGCAATTCGTGATGAACACGCTTTCCTGCAGAAGAAATATCCATCACTTGCCAACAGAAATGGAACCAAGTACCTGGCCAGAACCCTAAACAG GCTACTGATGCATCACATTCGAGACTGTCTCCCTGAGCTGAAGACACGGATCAACGTCCTGGCAGCACAGTACCAGTCCCTGCTCAGCAGCTACGGGGAACCTGTGGAGGACCAAAGTGCCACCTTGCTCCAGCTCATCACCAAGTTCGCCACAGAGTACTGCAACACCATCGAGGGCACGGCCAAATACATCGAGACGGCAGAGCT GTGCGGCGGAGCCAGAATTTGTTACATATTCCACGAGACCTTTGGTAGGACGCTGGAGTCCGTGGATCCTCTGGGGGGACTGAGCACCATAGATATCCTAACGGCCATAAGGAACGCCACA GGCCCTCGACCTTCCCTGTTCGTGCCCGAGGTTTCCTTCGAGCTGCTGGTAAAGAAGCAGGTGAAACGCCTGGAGGAACCCAGTCTGCGCTGCGTGGAGCTGGTCCACGAGGAGATGCAGAGGATCATCCAGCACTGCAGCAACTACAGCACACAG GAGCTGCAGAGATTCCCTAAGCTGCACGAAGCCATCGTAGAAGTGGTCACCTCCCTCCTGAGGAAGAGACTGCCCATCACCAACGAGATG GTTCACAACTTGGTTGCAATCGAGCTGGCCTATATCAACACCAAACACCCGGACTTTGCAGACGCATGTGGGGTCATGAATAACAACATAGAG GAGCAAAGGAGAAACAGGATGAGGGAGATGCCCGCTGCAGTTCCCAGGGATAAG TCTGTTGGCAAAGGCCCGGCCGGCCCAACTGCGGTGTCTGGCGAGCCCCCTGCGTCTGGAGCAGAGATGGACGGTGCCAAG gccCCACCTGCAGGGGTTCAGGGGGAGCAGGACGGCACGGGAAGCTGGAGGGGTATGCTGAAGAAAGGGGAGGAAGCCCCAGGCTCAGGACCCGGAAGCCCACTTAAAGGAGCGGTCAACCTACTAGATGTG CCTGTGCCTGTCGCCAGGAAGCTGTCGTCACGCGAGCAGCGGGACTGTGAGGTCATCGAGCGCCTCATCAAGTCTTACTTCCTCATTGTCCGCAAGAACATCCAGGACAG CGTGCCAAAGGCAGTGATGCACTTCCTGGTCAACCATGTGAAGGACAGCCTCCAGAGCGAGCTCGTTGGCCAGCTGTATAAATCTGGCCTCCTCAACGACCTGCTGACCGAGTCTGAAGACATGGCCCAGCGGCGTAAGGAAGCCGCTGACATGCTACAG GCGTTGCAGAGGGCCAGTCAGGTGATAGCAGAGATCAGGGAAACACATCTGTGGTGa
- the LOC134646769 gene encoding dynamin-1-like protein isoform X2: MEALIPVINKLQDVFNTVGADIIQLPQIAVVGTQSSGKSSVLESLVGRDLLPRGTGIVTRRPLILQLVHVDPGDTRKHDEGRDTEEWGKFLHTKNKIYTDFDEIRQEIENETERISGNNKGISDEPIHLKIFSPHVVNLTLVDLPGITKVPVGDQPKDIEIQIRDLILKHISNPNCIILAVTAANTDMATSEALKVAREVDPDGRRTLAVVTKLDLMDAGTDAMDVLMGRVIPVKLGIIGVVNRSQLDINNKKSVADAIRDEHAFLQKKYPSLANRNGTKYLARTLNRLLMHHIRDCLPELKTRINVLAAQYQSLLSSYGEPVEDQSATLLQLITKFATEYCNTIEGTAKYIETAELCGGARICYIFHETFGRTLESVDPLGGLSTIDILTAIRNATGPRPSLFVPEVSFELLVKKQVKRLEEPSLRCVELVHEEMQRIIQHCSNYSTQELQRFPKLHEAIVEVVTSLLRKRLPITNEMVHNLVAIELAYINTKHPDFADACGVMNNNIEEQRRNRMREMPAAVPRDKSVGKGPAGPTAVSGEPPASGAEMDGAKAPPAGVQGEQDGTGSWRGMLKKGEEAPGSGPGSPLKGAVNLLDVPVPVARKLSSREQRDCEVIERLIKSYFLIVRKNIQDSVPKAVMHFLVNHVKDSLQSELVGQLYKSGLLNDLLTESEDMAQRRKEAADMLQALQRASQVIAEIRETHLW, translated from the exons ATGGAGGCTCTTATCCCCGTCATAAACAAGCTCCAGGATGTGTTCAACACAGTAGGGGCGGATATTATCCAGCTGCCGCAGATTGCAGTAGTGGGGACTCAG AGTAGTGGAAAGAGCTCTGTGTTGGAGAGCCTGGTGGGCAGGGACTTGCTGCCCCGTGGGACTGGCATTGTAACCAGGAGACCTCTAATCCTCCAGCTAGTCCACGTGGATCCTGGAGACACAAGGAAACATGATGAAG GCAGAGACACTGAAGAGTGGGGCAAATTTCTACACACTAAAAATAAG ATCTACACAGATTTTGATGAAATCAGGCAAGAAATTGAGAATGAAACCGAGCGAATATCTGGGAATAATAAG GGAATCAGCGATGAACCCATTCATCTGAAGATTTTCTCTCCTCATGTTGTTAACCTCACACTGGTTGATCTGCCAGGAATCACTAAG GTGCCTGTGGGTGATCAGCCTAAGGACATCGAGATTCAGATAAGAGATTTAATCCTGAAGCACATCTCTAACCCCAACTGCATTATCCTGGCTGTCACTGCGGCTAACACAGACATGGCTACCTCGGAGGCCCTCAAGGTGGCCCGGGAAGTCGACCCAGACG GCAGGAGGACATTGGCTGTGGTGACCAAGCTGGACCTGATGGACGCTGGTACCGACGCTATGGATGTACTGATGGGCAGAGTGATCCCTGTCAAACTCGGCATAATCGGAGTAGTCAACAG GAGCCAGCTGGACATCAACAATAAAAAGTCTGTGGCTGATGCAATTCGTGATGAACACGCTTTCCTGCAGAAGAAATATCCATCACTTGCCAACAGAAATGGAACCAAGTACCTGGCCAGAACCCTAAACAG GCTACTGATGCATCACATTCGAGACTGTCTCCCTGAGCTGAAGACACGGATCAACGTCCTGGCAGCACAGTACCAGTCCCTGCTCAGCAGCTACGGGGAACCTGTGGAGGACCAAAGTGCCACCTTGCTCCAGCTCATCACCAAGTTCGCCACAGAGTACTGCAACACCATCGAGGGCACGGCCAAATACATCGAGACGGCAGAGCT GTGCGGCGGAGCCAGAATTTGTTACATATTCCACGAGACCTTTGGTAGGACGCTGGAGTCCGTGGATCCTCTGGGGGGACTGAGCACCATAGATATCCTAACGGCCATAAGGAACGCCACA GGCCCTCGACCTTCCCTGTTCGTGCCCGAGGTTTCCTTCGAGCTGCTGGTAAAGAAGCAGGTGAAACGCCTGGAGGAACCCAGTCTGCGCTGCGTGGAGCTGGTCCACGAGGAGATGCAGAGGATCATCCAGCACTGCAGCAACTACAGCACACAG GAGCTGCAGAGATTCCCTAAGCTGCACGAAGCCATCGTAGAAGTGGTCACCTCCCTCCTGAGGAAGAGACTGCCCATCACCAACGAGATG GTTCACAACTTGGTTGCAATCGAGCTGGCCTATATCAACACCAAACACCCGGACTTTGCAGACGCATGTGGGGTCATGAATAACAACATAGAG GAGCAAAGGAGAAACAGGATGAGGGAGATGCCCGCTGCAGTTCCCAGGGATAAG TCTGTTGGCAAAGGCCCGGCCGGCCCAACTGCGGTGTCTGGCGAGCCCCCTGCGTCTGGAGCAGAGATGGACGGTGCCAAG gccCCACCTGCAGGGGTTCAGGGGGAGCAGGACGGCACGGGAAGCTGGAGGGGTATGCTGAAGAAAGGGGAGGAAGCCCCAGGCTCAGGACCCGGAAGCCCACTTAAAGGAGCGGTCAACCTACTAGATGTG CCTGTGCCTGTCGCCAGGAAGCTGTCGTCACGCGAGCAGCGGGACTGTGAGGTCATCGAGCGCCTCATCAAGTCTTACTTCCTCATTGTCCGCAAGAACATCCAGGACAG CGTGCCAAAGGCAGTGATGCACTTCCTGGTCAACCATGTGAAGGACAGCCTCCAGAGCGAGCTCGTTGGCCAGCTGTATAAATCTGGCCTCCTCAACGACCTGCTGACCGAGTCTGAAGACATGGCCCAGCGGCGTAAGGAAGCCGCTGACATGCTACAG GCGTTGCAGAGGGCCAGTCAGGTGATAGCAGAGATCAGGGAAACACATCTGTGGTGa